CATGAACAGccccagcactttttttttttggtaagtctagtttaaaaaaaaaaaacaaacagatccTGGAAAGTTACTGCAAAAGCTAGCTTTCTGCATCAAAGATGAAACACATCTGAAAAGACCTCCAGAAACGATCAGCACAGCACAGACCTCTAGACAGCTGTTTTGGTTGTTTTCTCGTTTTGCTTCAGGCTTTTCTTCCCCCCAagcaggggtgggaggggaggggtgagtcTTTCACAACGCTGTGTCATCGTCTTCTGCAAAATCCCCCACCAAAAGCGAATGCTTATCAGGTTCGTTAAGAATTATGCTGTTCACTGAGCGCTTGTCTGAGAAGAGAGAGTTTATAGAGGCTCTGCTGTAATGGATGATCCGATCCATTAAGCTCAGTTTTGGAGAGCCTGTCCTGGTCTCATCAATTCCAACGTGGACGCTGATTTCCGACGGGCTCTTgtgcctcatctggccatgggcTCGGAACTCAAGTTTCTCAGAACTTGGTTTCTGATacctaagaaaggaaaaaaccaaggaTGACAACACATCTCAGGCTGAAGCAGATACACTAAAATATGGAAAGAAACTACCCCACGTGCTACGGTCACGCACAAGCCAGAGACACTTATAATTTGATCCATGATACAGTGATGAAAGTTTCAGATTTTGCAAGGCTACTAAACACCCAGGAGCTAACTCGGTGCTTTTTGGCCAGGACGCAGCAGAACAGGTAAAGCTGAGGGGCATCACTCGGTATTTAACTGCTGGGGCGGTGCTGAGCATCTGCAGAACAGATGGGCAAAATGCATCTGCTGAGAGTGGACCACTGCAGCTCCCGCTTACCAACTCTTCTACTCGCTGCCTTCTGAGTCCTCCTTGTGTGCTAACTGAACAACAAAAGACACCATTCCCACCACAGCGCTACACGACTCCTAACTGTGGAGTAAGAAGCAACAACGCAATGACAAACGCAGCAGCTTGGCTTGCTTACTGCAACAATCCCCGGTGTCAGCGTGGCGTTTACTGCTGCGTCGTCTCAGCAGCCAGCGTGCCCCGACAAGATTGCTCACAGATGTACCAAGGCCAGTAAGGAATTCTCCTTTCTGAACACACTTCTGGTTTGTGTATTTCTCTTCGCAtcagaaatgacatttttaaacacTACTGTCTGAAGCACTTTGGACCAACCAGCTCCTCAAGGAAGAGCAAACCCGACTGCTGCTAAGCAGAGAACTGCCTGCGCTGTTCTTCAACAAGCTTTGCAACGTGTCATAGCTCCACATTTAATCTCTGCCACCCAAAGTGAAAGACCTGAGCTTCAAACCCAAATTACAAACCACAAAACTGTTCCTACTCACATCTTTAACAGCAGAGAAGAGAGCACAACAGAAACGGAGGAGGCAGCCATTGCTGCAGATCCCATCCAGGGctgcaaaaccaaaccaatgGGCAGGAAGACACCTGGAGAAAGAGCAGAGCGGTAAGTTCAGAGCAGGAACACCGCATTATTCGTATGTTAACACATGCAATTTCACATGGACTGTCTAATTTCAGttgtatttcagtatttcttattCAGTAAGTAGGATTTTAGTTTAGTGTTAAATAATGAACATTTAATACATCAGTATTTGTGTTCCATCTCGGCTAGAACCTCGAGGTGAATACAGCGGGATGTGTCACCTGTGCAGCCTGAAATTCAGAGGTGGGCACGTCTTGACTGCCTCGCGCTGAACTGCTTGTTCACAGGAGCAGGCTCATCCAATAAACATTTTATCTTGAAGTAGTTTGGATGTGCTGAACATGGCCGTATCAGCCATAACGTGGGAGAAGGACAGCTCACAAGTATACCACTGCAGCCTCCCCAGGTAGAGAACTCTGCGCTTACTGACAGTCAGAAATAGAGAACAAGGGATACTCTTCCACGCAATACTAAATCACGGCAATCTTCTACTCCCTAAGCACAATCCCACTGCTAGAGGGAAACATTCACATACCAGCAGCTATGGGAACTCCAATCAGATTATAAATTAGAGCAAAGACAAAGTTGATCCGGATCCTTTTCACAGTCTTCCTTGATAAATCTATACTTGCTACCACATCCATCAAGTCGTCCTGCAAGGCAATACGTTTATTGGAGAAgtcaagaagaggaaaaaagcatgcACTGTCATCATACTTCTATTTTAAAGCTAGCTACCATACACCAGATGTAACAGACTATATGTAGTAAATATTGTGTAGGCTGCTCTAGTTTGTCTGTATGGAGCCCATACAATCAAGGCCAATCTTATTCCAGACACCATCGTAACACGTGCAGCACCGCACAGCGCAGCTCCAGGCACTGACCACCACCTCTGCCCAGGTGGTGTCCATGTGTAGGAAGAAGTGACTATAACCTTGGAGGTACTGTGGTACGCTACTGGAATATAATTTATGTTTGCCAAAGGTCAGGTCactttttcctcccctgcccGCTTTCAAACTTTAATTACCCCAAACTTTGTAGTACCCCAAAAATGGGGAAGTTTCCTTCCTAGGATAATTACCGCTACACTAAGCAAACATCACGAAGACAATCTCTTCTCTGCTCCAGTTCTCCTGGCTTATGAAGGCTGTACACCTCAGCAGTGGTCAACATCATTCGAGACATCCTGGGCCTTGTAACCCCTCTCATCATCTCATTTTAACGAAGTACTCTTATTAGATCCTTATTTCTCACCTTAATTAGAACCACATCGGCTGCCTCAATGGCTACATCAGTACCCGTGCCAATAGCGATTCCCACATTGGCCATAGCAAGAGCTGGGGAGTCATTGATGCCGTCTCCAACCATGGCCACCCTTTTTCCTTCATCCTGTAATTGTTTCACTTTGGCTACTTTGTGGGAGGGAAGAACCTCTGCGAACACTTTGGTGATGCCAACctaaagagagagaaagcacaaAACCGTCTTGCAGCTTTTCTACTCGCTATCAAAGCTTCCGCTTCCAATAACATGACTGGGAAGGCTGAAAGCCCTGTTATCACTCATGAGCTGAAGACCAAACCCATCTGATACGAAAGCAGCTCTGAAATCAAAGCTGATGCTGTTTCCATTCAAAGAGGCTTTTTTAGTTCCCGCCTTATTCCAAATTTGGTTACATGACCATTTTTCACAGACGACCAGCTCTAAGCCAGCCACAAGCAGTATCAACACGACACAGCCCGATTCCTGTAAGCGGGCAAGCTTCCAGCCCAAACCCGGGTGTACCAGCTCACCTGCGAGGCAATAGACCTGGCTGTTTTGCTGTTGTCGCCAGTCATCAGGACAACTTCTAATCCCATGCTCTTCAAGGTGCAGACTGCCAGCTCAGCTTCCGGCTTCACAGTATCAGCAATAGCTATCAAGCCACAAAGCACTCCTAAACAAGCAGAAAGCATGTGTTTCTAAAAAAGATCTTTATTGCTTTAGGAAAGAAACCtaacttttttccccagtaagACCAATTCCAGAAACATTAATATTGACAGTAAAGAGCAGAATGAGAACAGGTATCAGGGCAGCAATGTTTAAGGCAATACAGAGCATGGGCTGTCCAACAactaaaaaaattccttttttctgctttctcgcTCTTCGCTCCCTTTGAAATTTTTGCACTATGTCCAACTCTCCTGTCAACTAAGAAAGGCAGGAAGAGGTCTCTCTCACACAAAACTGTTCTACAACTAGCTAATGATCTCTTTTCATCCCATTATTCTGCTTCAGGTATAACTGCTGTGACGTTACTACTTAGGATTTTATTAAAACAGTGACAAATCAATCTCTGAATTGAGAAAGACAGCACTGAACTTACCATCAACAGCCGCTAGAACTGCTGTGCGACCTCTCCGCTCGTGTTCCGTCATGGCTTTATCAACTTCATTTTTAACAATGAGGCCGTTTCTATTCATCCATTCCCGGTTCCCAATGAGAACAGAGTATTTCTGAGAAGCCATGgtagctgaaggaagaaaaacagaatccTGCCGTCATATGGATAACCAACATTGGACCAAGTCCCTTTCTCAGTGCTTCTGGTTTATATGTAACAGCCCAGTATAGCTGAAAGATCTAACACCGAGCTGTTCTTGATCAAAAGCCAGTCAGTTGTGCAAATATACATAATTTTGGCTAgcaaatggtatcctgggatgaaGCACAGTAAAAACAGTGAGCCGAAAGACAATTCCTGTATGATTTTCCAGCCCCATATTCAACACAACTTCAAACCGTATTTAATCAAAACATCCCAAGTGACGTCCGAGCATGAAACAAACTGATGACCAACTATTCCATGTGTGTCTTGACGCAAGCCCAGCTCTCCAGGGCAGAAAAAAGTGACCTCATTTGTAAGGATCCTaaagacacaaaagcaaaaattacCAGTTTGATTCTATAAACCAGAGTTAGCTTACTTGGTAGTTCAGCATCCATAATTAAAGCAGTCTGCACCATtttgtccatattttcctcagttttcacaagtgtcacatttttaatattgttttcttCAACCATTTGATTATTCCTGTACAGTAACGCTTCAATATTGGTGACTTTACAACTAATGCCGCAGCCTGGAACCACCTGGAAATCTGTACATGTCCCAAGGATTTCCGAGTCCAGTTCCTAAACACAAAGGATgcagatttttaaatatatataaaatttttaaatatataaaagcaTGCCACATTTACAAACCCCATAAAATAAAGTGCAGTCAAACTAACTCTAATGGGAGCAGAGAAATATTCAATCATCAAAACACAAGTGTGAGTATCCAGTGCACCTAATATGGTATTAAGTGATCTATGCAGCTCCACAATGTTCAGCTTTCCCAACTGAATACATCAGTCGCTTTCTAAATAACACAAGACTATTTATACATATTAAGTACTGCAAGAGAGGTTCTTCCGTAACACAAACTACTCTTCCTGTATCAACAACGTACCTTTCTGCAGTACTTCGTTATTGCTACTCCAAGAGGATGCTCGCTATTACTCTCTGCAGTCCCCACTATCGCCAGCATTTTGTTACGTGGTAGTTGGTTACTCTCCACTAGGAACTTCACCTGCATCACTTCTGGAGTTCCATGAGTAATAGTACCTGTTTTGTCAAATACGACCACCTTCACCTGCAGCAAAACAGGACGACTTCATTCAATGAAGAAAGCTTGAATGTATAGCTTCCTGAGAAAACCACCCGATTTAACCAAACTTACCAACACGGACTGATGCACACGTGACGACCTGCGCAGGCAGCAACTGGTAAATGCCACCGAAACCAGCCGTCAAAGTTCTTGGAAGAACAGCCCACACATTTCTTACCTTGTGCGCCATCTCTAGTGGCTCTCCTCCTTTGATCAGGATGCCGTTCTGAGCTCCTACTCCAGTCCCAACCATCACAGCTGTCGGGGTGGCTAATCCCAGCGAACAGGGGCACGCAATACACAAGACCGTGATAGAGGCTTGGAAAGCAAAGCGGATTATCACTTCGGCTGCAGAAATGCTCTTGTTGTAACCCTAGTGACGGAAGTTTATTTTAGTAATCAAAGAAATTGAGCAACAGAAACAATGTGTTCAACTAGACATTGcctttcatgttaaaaaaatatgcaaatgtGTAAGCTAAagtatttaaaagtaaaatgcaGGCAAATTATGCAAAACTAAGATTAATGACTAACTAACGACTAAGTTTGTTCTATACTGCGTATACCCACGATCTGCTTGCTTTACAGGGCATTGTCCTAAATAAGGTCCCACATGCGGTGCTCTCTCTTTTACGCTGTGATGTAATAGAAGATACTCTATCAACAATACAcacaacaacaaagaaacaggatatgAAGATTGCTTTCCTGAAATCAAACAAATTATAATCAGAAATAGTCATGAACCAGTAAGCCCATGACCTAAGCAACCCAAAGGTACAAGTTAGGATCCTGATCCTCCTCTGGCATCTGTAACAGAGATGAATCCCACTGATTTCAAAGACGAATTTACACAGACCTACgctaacaaaacaaaatgctgaacCGGGGCTTGCGACACATGGGACTTCTTTCCCCCACAGAGAAGGGCTGGAAATTGGGAAATTTTGATGTTTTGTATctacttcttttttaattaacatttttttaatactaactTTCAGGAGTTGATTAATTACTGCAGATTCTCTTTAGGTATAAACGTAGGAGTAACAGTGTAAAAAATACGCGATGTGGAAAATATAACaacaaataacaataataatataaCTATAGTTAGCAACTGCCTGCAAGGGTAATTCAGCAGGGGAACCACTTCAGTCTAGTAGACTTGTCTActaactattttttaaatatttcagcaggTGTTTAAGGAGACTTACTTACCAGAAAGTACTTTTCTATTATTCCAAAATTCACAAATCCAATTATAATCCAGGCAAAAAGGGTAACCACAGAGACAGCCACAATACAAGGAACAAAGTAGCCACTAAGTTTGTCTGCAAACTGCTGGATGGGAGCCTAGGAAGGAGAAACACATGTCAGCTCCAGCACCATTCTGCTTACTCGCTTCTATGCCTTCAGACCCAGACAGAATCACAGCTTCTGTTCGCAGCACACTTGGCATACCACACTTCATAATGACATATTTACTTAATAAGATGATGAGACTTGGAACAGCAGACCATATCAAAGTCCTTATTCAGCAAGATACTTCATTATGCAACTGCAATTCAAATCCGAACACATCTTAACCACTCTTCAAACGATTTGGTATGCTGATGCCTAAATAACAAGGCAAACCCCAAACGCTTAATTTGATAATACTCTACCTTTGAGGTCTGGGCCTCCTCCACAAGTTTAACAATCTGGGAAAGCGTCGTATCAGCTCCGACATGCGTTGCTGAAATCAGCAGTGATCCATTCTGGTTAATAGAACCTGCGATAACTGTATTGCCAGGTTTTTTAGTCACGGGCATCGCTTCACCTAAGAAAAAGTCAACAGCAGATACTAAGATATGTTTTTCAGCAATATTGTAATAGCTACCAACTCCTAACATGCAATTAGAAGAGTGAGGAGAACATCAGCTTCAGCTTCCCTTCTTcagattcatttaaaataaaagaaaatcatttTTACACTTGCAAAAGGCAAATGCTTACCTGTGATAAGAGATTCGTCTACCATAGAGTGTCCTTCAATAACACGACCGTCCACTGGGAATTTGCCTCCGGGGATCACTTTGACAACGTCACCTCGTTGAACCAGTTCGACATCAACCTGCTCTTCACTAGAACGATGCACAGGGTTTTTAATAAGAGATGGTTAACTGAAGTTACCCAGGCAAAGGAGCTGTCACTATACACAACGCATAATCCCATTGCTTGACATTGCTAATGTACACAAAAATTGTCAGAAGGCCATTTTAAAGAGCACTACGATTActttattataattttatttactttccagTTGAAAAAATCCACTAAGTTTCTTATCACAGCAAAAATTAGCAAGATCCCAATAAAACAAATCAGAGCAGtgttaatttttctgtgttttaacatTTATACCTGGCAAACCTGCCAGAAGTTATTTGCTCCATAGTTCTATAGAATGGTAACATTTGTCTGCGAATTAAGCATATTAGCAACAAAAAaggaacaacagaaaaagcaaatgacaAAGCAAGATACCTTAAAAGAACGTTATCAGGGCCCAAGGTAACAATAGTAGCTTCAGTAGCTTGTAATGAAATTAGTCTTGCCAGTGCTTCTGATGTTTTACCCTAGAAtaataattttcatatttttctgacTATGCTATTGAAAAAAATTGCTGGGTAAATGACAACTGCATATGTTGCAATTTACCCTGTCAAGAAAATACTTTCTGCAAACAGACTTTAATGTAAGTCATTTCATATTTTTAGTGGTTTAATTACTGAAGATGATTTTACAACAAAGAAGGTTAAAAGAAGCTAACAAagctttttcttggcttttttttttttttttttttttaaggtgcacAACATTGCAAAACAATTCTTAGTGTCTTGCAGCTTGTAGATATCACGGGCTTTTATTTTCCTTACCTTTGCAACATGCTCCAGCCACCGGCCCAAGGAGATGAACACAAACAGCATAGGAGGCGTGTCAAAGAAAGTTACAGGGTTTACTTTTGCTTTCTCAGCCATTGCAACCAGAAGAATAACAAACGAGTAGACGAATGCAATGGAGGTTGCCAAAACAATGAGCACGTCCATATTTGCGGTTTTGTGCTTCAGTGCTTTGTATGCCTGTATATAGAAGTGCCAGCCTCCAAACACCTGTAATCAGAGCATCAGCTGTATTCCATACACGCATTTGTAACACGCCGCAGCAGCATCTCCATGAGAGAGGGAGACACCCATTCTGTTTGTGTTACTTGCCCTGTCCACCTCTCCCTGAACAAAACCCCAGCTCTCGCCGAGGGCTAAGACCCCTATCCCAGTACTCTCAAGTCTTCTCGTCTCAACCAAGCCCCACCAGCTCCTCCCAGTGCCCACCAGTGCAGCAGGCGGGCTGCCTCGGATGCTGCCTGGCTGCGCAGCACCTCTCCACTGACTGGCCGGCCCCAACGCTCCCTAGCGCCACTTATTTTGGCAACAGCAGAAACAGGTAACAACCTCAAAAGTATTTTGAATCAGCATAACCACAGTCACTTCTccaatttaatttcttcatcgCCTTCCATTTTGAGGGCTTAAGCCCAACAAACTAGGAGTTGTCATACTCCCACCTACCTGTACAGGGACACAGAGTAAAAACGACAGAAAATTCATAACGGACAATCCTGGTAGGAGCTGGTGTTCCAGGACCATAGAGGAGTGAAGGGTCTCCATTTCCTTATCGCTCATGTTGTGATGTGCGTGAGCCTCTGAAAGCTGACTGTCCATAACCATCATGTAAATCATCAGCCCCATGACAGGAATGCAGAAAATGAGACTCACAACAAAAGATCTTTTCCacctcagattaaaaaaaagaaaaaaattgtcttgcAGTCAAGTGCTGGATAATATTTTAGCTAGCAAGTCTGCACAGTCACAAAAACATTTTGTGACTTTATTGTTggttaaaaaaagaatcaaagaTCTTTATAGACTCTAAATACGTTCAGAAATACTTACTGTCTTATTTCCTGTTTGTGATCCAGATGACTAGCAGATCTATCTCTTTTGACTAACGAAGTAGAGAAACCTAAATCCTAAGGAAAAAAGCGTAATAATAATAAAGAGAACATTCCATTTTTAAAGACACTTTGTGCCCATATAAAGTTATTGCCAGATAATTGATGATGCCTGCCTTACATTTGATTTACTTTATTAACATTTGTGATATGATTGTTATTTTAGTTACCCtgcaaagagagaaaagcaatCTGACATAGAAATCAACCTTTTAGAATACTAAAATGCTATTCTAAAAGTGGCTTTCCAAAATGTTTATTCCTGAAGCACCGAAGTAGAGAAGCTGGAGAGGGGAAAGCCACGAAAGTTATTTCAGCTCTCTCCTGCTACGGTATTTGATGGacatgctttgtttttctgcaaaCCTGCAGCTGTATCTTCAACTACCACAGCCTGGCTTTCCTAGCACTTCTGTTTAAGAACTCAGGCAAAGCCATAACAGCATTGCTTTTGAGCCAGAACACACACATTATCTGCAGAAACCCGCACTGAGAAGACAGCAAATGGAAGAagagagacagattttttttttcttcccctttaatAGTCTCCCCTTCTCTTCTGTTTCTATGCTATATAACTCTTCAAAGGACGCTGGATATGTTATGAGACTTGATGCCTTCATGAAACTTACCTTTATCACTTGCATAACATCTCGAGGACCTATAATCTCAGGATCATATTTAATGTGCGCTTTGTTCGTCGCAAGAGCTACTGAGCAGTATAAAACACCATTAGTCTTCATGAGGGTGGATTCTATTTTATGTACGCAGGAAGCACAGGTCATTCCTCTCACCTGTAAAATAAAGGTTCCTGCCTGTCATCAAAACCACAGGTTACTTGGTAAATGCATcttaaaaagcaggaaaagaagtgCTTACGACTATCCTGAACTACTTACTGCGTATTTCTGGGGTTTGAAGCTCTGGCTAAGAGAGCACAGAGACAAAGTTATTAAGCTCTGCTGGCTTTTCAAGGTCAGAGCTGGGGTACACTTGACCTAGACtcagctatcaaaaaaaaaaaaaagaaaaaaaggaaatcccTGCAATAGGCAGAGTAAGCAAAAAACCACAGGAATATTTCTCCAGCTTCAGTGTAGTAGCAAGCCAGCACAGTTGCAGGACAAGACATTGTTTGTGATACATACGTGATGTACTCCTATACTTTATTTTTTGTACATTAAGCTCTATGAAACAATTAACACTTTAGGAAGTGAAGGCTTACACAAGCACGTCCGAtagacaaaagtaataaagatgGGGTGGTTATTTTTAACCAGTAGCTTACAACAAGTTCCAGAATTCCATCTCCTTCCCCACAGTTTTCCATCACTGTAGCTCCAAATCCCAGCTCACGGATGAGCTCTGCAATAGCTGCAGGGTGTATTACAGCAGGATTGTACCTCACTTCTGCCTTTCCTGCCATTAGGGCAACAAGTATTGAATGTATTCCTAGAAAACAAAATGTGTGAATAGCAGACCATGCTTAAGAAAAACACTGCATTTACAGCAACACGATGGCACAATAGCACTCCACTGAAATTGAGAAAGCTACCACATTGTCAGTACAAAGAAAAACTTCATCATTTTTGGAAGACATCAACAATGCAACAAAAGCACCTAAGTGTAGGTGTGACAGATGAAAGTATTACTCCACGTGAGTTGCACGTTTTCAAACAGTCTAATGACTAACATTCAATCCATGCTATacaaaaagatgattttttttttacttaaaatcagTTCTTCTAAAATACAGTTCTGCATATTTTTCTGATCTGCATTTACCATTTCTAAAAGTCTTTTCTTCAAGAGAGAACAAGTACGAGAAAGGGTAGATCTAACAACGTGCAATCCTACTGTACACAAAAAGGATTAGATTAATccaatttctaaaatgaaaaaaaaaatttcagattgACTTGGAACACATCCATCTTCATTACAGTAATTAAACACAGTCTACATTAATGACTCTTCATTACATCATAGTCACGCAACTGCTTGTTTCTGCAAACATAATTATCACACCGACAGAAGATAGATGTAGTTGTCCTGACTCGCAGAGCTAAAATTAACTTCTGTCTCTTTAATCTATATTAACACTGTCCCTCTCTAATAGCTCCGTTCCTATTACAGGCACATACGCTTCTGCCTTTAAGTTGCAGACCTGGGCAGGTCCCTCCagtagaaaatatttgttttagtttCAAAAGGACTCATACTCGACTCCTATATTCTCTTTGGAGCACTCCAACTCCCGCTTTTGCGAAGGCAGCCTCTAGCCAGCATGCCCACAAAGCAGCAGAACGACACTGTTTCCACCCTATGAACCAACACTGAGCAGACGATATTCTCACCATGCAACAGACCAGGAATGGTACTTCTCTTCACAACCCATTCATTAAAAATGCTGCACAAAGGCTAGACGGATTCTCCAAAAAAACCGCTTAGAAACTTAACAGATTGCACGGATACGTATCTCACCGTCTTCTCTTCTCAAGTTTCTCTCAATGTTGGCTACACATGAAGCACACGTCATTCCCGTGACTTGGACATAGCACTTAGACACAGTCTTTGTCTCTTGTCTAGCAAGGTCGGTTGGCGACACTTCGGAGAGAGGCTCGGTTCTGCGAGATTCCAGCTGCACTTTGGGTGAGGGCTGAGCTATTGCCACAGGTAGCTCTGCCCTTGCTGAAAAGGAGATCGTAGTTCAGGATGTTACGAATAGGCATTGCAATGAGATATGAGCCTGTACCACACCAGCCATAAATACATGCTGCTGTAAATTTAGACCAAAAAATAGTAATTGTACACAACCTGTTAATCAGATTCATCCATCTGCCTGTCAATTAagagtaagcaaaaaaaaaaacgacaAAGGGTTCAGCCATTGATTAACCTActgttttttttactatttttccctttgcctttcctCATTGTATGTCTTTTCTGTTGCACATCCTTTGCCCTCTTCTGTAGGTTGTAAGCTAAACACCTGCATTAAAACCTTAGTTCTACACACAGTTTTATTAACTTTACCTGAGGCACAAAGCTGAACTTGTAAGCAAGCGCACATTTTGCAAGCAAGCGCACATTTTGCAAGCAAAGTCAGTTGTTTTGATCTTAAGAGAAGGGCTCTCAGACTAGAGACAACTGCTTCTTACAGCAGTTCAGGAGATGCCATGTTTATGCAGGAGCAGTATGAAAGGAATTAAATGGGAGCACCTGACTGCTTCTTCAGTTATTGCCATAAAACAGCTCACGTACTGTATTTCTCAAACTTTAATCTTACTGAATCAAGAAATGGAGCTTCCCTGTCCCCTCAGGAAGCCTCTCTTCCTATAAATATTGGCCTGTATTCTCACCGTAAGTCTTCTACATTCTCCCATCTAGCCATCTGCTCCCACAGTGCAATTACTTTTAGTGTAGCAGTCAGCATCTGCACCGGTTTTGGCTGGGGCAGggttcattttcttcacagtagctcgTATGATGCTGTCTTTTGGATCTGTGACCAAGCAgcgttgataacacagggatgctTTAGTTACGGCTGAGCAGTACTTACAGAGCATCAacagccttttctgcttctcacgctGCCCTGCCAGCGAGTGGCCTAGGGGTGTGCAAGAagcagggaggggacacagctgggacaacggaccccagctgaccaaagcaACAGGCCATACCGCATGACATCATGCGCAGCGTATAAAGCTGGGCgaatgaggaggaggaaaggagaatgtttggagtgatggcgtttatcttcccaagtaactgctaCATGTGATGAAACCCTGCTTTCCTGTACGCggctaaacacctgcctgctgatgcaaagaaattaattaattccttgctttgcttgcacatgcaatttttgctttacctattaaactgtctttatctcaatccacaagttcTCACTCTTTTacccttctcttccccaccccaccgtgggggagtgagcaagtggctgggtggtgcttagctgcctaccagggATATCCCACAGAAGCATCATTTTCACTTCCTCAGCGATGTCCACACTCTTCAGATTCTTGTCACTCCTCAGTCACGCCTGCGCCTGGTTAAATATCCCTTTCACTAGTCACTCCACAGGAGCCAAGTCTTTGATAATTCACTATTAAAAGAAGTTTCAGCACAGCAATCCGTAACATTCTTCGCAGCTATTACAGCTCCAATTCCGTATTCATGTCATGAATATTATACAATAGCAAACTGAAGCTCCATTTGAGCATCAATATTTATCTGACGTTTGTATTTCCAGACATCTCCACCACTTTTAATCTGATGTATTAAAGGAAGTGCGCCTATATGTAACTATCTGTCAGTGCTTCTCTTGGCAAGCACAAAGTATATGTCAATTGCTAAACTTCACCTTGGGTGGTATCA
The Opisthocomus hoazin isolate bOpiHoa1 chromosome 14, bOpiHoa1.hap1, whole genome shotgun sequence DNA segment above includes these coding regions:
- the ATP7A gene encoding copper-transporting ATPase 1 isoform X2, whose protein sequence is MEAKSIVIGVEGMTCNSCVQTIEQHVGKMNGIHNIKVSLEDKNAVVIYDSKLQTAATLQEAIYDMGFDVTLPDSNPQPVLPDTIFLTLPTQSALTSKQICSMLLKNKGIVDVKMSSDQRTAVVTFISSITNGTQIIQMVPGVDLSISAPEVTPGTCEDSSWTQASSVVLCLKVEGMTCHSCTSTIEGKIGKLQGIQRIKVSLDNQEAVVVYQPHLITAEEIKHQIEAAGFTASFKKKPRPLKLSAVDLERLRNTQTKGSGTALKEISNGNDTKTIAFRIDGMHCNSCVLNIQSTISALPSVTSIVVSLANKSAVINYNPNLIGVEVLRKAIEAVSPETFKVSLPDECENVVLFPALVSPLKSPHPAWKDTSQPLTQVVVIHIEGMTCNSCVQSIEGMVSQKAGVKSVHVSLANHSGTIEYDPLQTCPEDLRSSIEDMGFDASLSARAELPVAIAQPSPKVQLESRRTEPLSEVSPTDLARQETKTVSKCYVQVTGMTCASCVANIERNLRREDGIHSILVALMAGKAEVRYNPAVIHPAAIAELIRELGFGATVMENCGEGDGILELVVRGMTCASCVHKIESTLMKTNGVLYCSVALATNKAHIKYDPEIIGPRDVMQVIKDLGFSTSLVKRDRSASHLDHKQEIRQWKRSFVVSLIFCIPVMGLMIYMMVMDSQLSEAHAHHNMSDKEMETLHSSMVLEHQLLPGLSVMNFLSFLLCVPVQVFGGWHFYIQAYKALKHKTANMDVLIVLATSIAFVYSFVILLVAMAEKAKVNPVTFFDTPPMLFVFISLGRWLEHVAKGKTSEALARLISLQATEATIVTLGPDNVLLSEEQVDVELVQRGDVVKVIPGGKFPVDGRVIEGHSMVDESLITGEAMPVTKKPGNTVIAGSINQNGSLLISATHVGADTTLSQIVKLVEEAQTSKAPIQQFADKLSGYFVPCIVAVSVVTLFAWIIIGFVNFGIIEKYFLGYNKSISAAEVIIRFAFQASITVLCIACPCSLGLATPTAVMVGTGVGAQNGILIKGGEPLEMAHKVKVVVFDKTGTITHGTPEVMQVKFLVESNQLPRNKMLAIVGTAESNSEHPLGVAITKYCRKELDSEILGTCTDFQVVPGCGISCKVTNIEALLYRNNQMVEENNIKNVTLVKTEENMDKMVQTALIMDAELPTTMASQKYSVLIGNREWMNRNGLIVKNEVDKAMTEHERRGRTAVLAAVDGVLCGLIAIADTVKPEAELAVCTLKSMGLEVVLMTGDNSKTARSIASQVGITKVFAEVLPSHKVAKVKQLQDEGKRVAMVGDGINDSPALAMANVGIAIGTGTDVAIEAADVVLIKDDLMDVVASIDLSRKTVKRIRINFVFALIYNLIGVPIAAVSAEFSTWGGCSGILVSCPSPTLWLIRPCSAHPNYFKIKCLLDEPAPVNKQFSARQSRRAHL